The Mangrovibacterium diazotrophicum DNA window ATTCAGTTATACCTGGATGCCGATTCCCAAGTTCAATACGGATACCTACGAAAGTTTAAAATCTACCGGACTCATTGAAAAGGTTCCGGACTCTCTAAAAGTCGCACTGTCCAAACTTTACAACGAAGAGAACTTTTCGAATAAGATTTTTGAAGATCTAAACAATCAATACCGGGAACGTCTGGCTGAATTTCAGAAAACATACCCGATCGTTTTTGGACATAAAACTCACCAGGCTTATATCACCGACCTATCCTGGGAAAATGTTGATCCCCTCCATTTCAATCCCCGATTTTTTGGCATTATAAGCACCCGGCATATCCTATACAAAACCTATACGCAGCAAATTCAAATCCTACTGACACACATCAGGAACACACTTCGTTTGTTAGACGAGTTTAACCACGATAAAAGCACCTGAGGTTAAGGACGAACACAGGGATTTCAATCGCATTAAGGTGAACAACCGGAACGAAACCAAAGTATAACACGCAAAACCCGCGATAACATGAAACAACCTATCCTTCTACTGACACTGCTCCTTAGTACTATTGTGGGCTACAGCCAGGAAATCAAGTTTCTGGAATATTCCTATTCCGAATTCTTCAGGCTCATTCAGGAAGAGCAGGACTCCGTTTTCGTGTTTGAAAATGCCATCGTCACCTTCAACCCTGCAACCGACGAGGAATTTAAAGGCTTCTTTAAACAACGCGATTCGATCTTTCAATCTGAATCTTTTCCTGAAAAAGTCGTCGATAAAGAAATTCAGCTTCAAAATGTCATTTTCAAAAGCCGGATTATTGAAAGTCAGAAATACAAGGGCGAAAAAGTTACTGTTACTGAAGGCGCTTTTATTCACTTTCATTTTTTAAAAGCGGTCAGCCTGGTTGATGTTTACGCCTTTAATTGTTTTAATTCGAAATTCGAAAACAGTTTTTACTACGAGAACAAAGAAATCTGTTCGACTGACCAGTCGCTGATTGCCGGAATTTCGAACTCAAACTATTTCGCCTCCAACGAATTTAAAAATGCATTCTTCCGGTTTAATTGTGAGTCGGAAAATATTATCGTTTTCAATAACAAATTCGATATTGACAATAATAACCGGCGCTTCAGTCTGAATTTTATCGTCAACAACAACAGACTTACATCTTTTGGTAAAAACAGGATCAACGGTTCGCGATTGGTATACTTGAGCCAGAACAACTGCCAATGGGTCGATTTTCGGGATAATAACTTCAATACAACGACTCAAATCTCCATCAGCAATATGCATGGGCTAAACCGTTTAATTGTCAAATCCAACACGTTTGAAAAACCCGTCATATTTGACATCGACAAATTTTACCCGGTAAAATACAGCGTTGAATGGAAACAGTTTGATAATGAGTTGATCGCTGATATGGGACTTGGCCCTTATTTGGCGAAAATTGCTTACGAAAAAAACATCCAATTCAACCCTTTTGACGATCAGTATCTCAAACAATATATTGACTCAATCCGGATTGCCGATGAAGATGCCTATACCGGGGAGATGGGCTTTCGGGGATTTTTCTACAATCATTACAAATCGATTTTTGATAACGAAAACGCCAACGCGGTCTATGTTAATTTGAAAAACCTGGAAACGAAAAGGCTGGCATATCTTTATAAAAACAATCCTACGTTCGACACTTTCTTCACCTGGAAGATTAACCAGTTTCTGAAGGTGTTTTCTGCCTACGGAACCAAACCATCTCGCGCCATCATTTTTTCGTTATACGTCATCCTCATTTTTGCCCTCTTCTACCTGTTCTTTCCCAACAGTTGGGACAGCCACGGAAAGCATCGTATCATTCACCGCTATAGCTTTTTCCTGAAGTATCTGCGACGCAACCAGGGCATCCATGAAGTGTATCTCGAGGAAAAGCAGCCTGAGTTACTGGGCTACGAACATTTCAGGCAGATGATTGAGGAATCGGAATATGAAGTTCCCCGCTTTTTCAGGGCTACAGCCTTGCCGCTCTACAAATGGTCGTTGTCAGGCACAAAGTTGACTGCGGCTGTACTTAGCAGAGTCGACGTCATGAAAGGAACCTGGCAGGAAGTGCCACCTGCTCACCGCTGGTGGAAAGGCCTACTGCTAATAGGCGCCTTTTTAATGGCGCTGGCTTGGGACGTTATTATCAAAATTTTGAACGCACTGATGCTCTCGATCAACACCTTTACCACCCTTGGTTTTGGCGAAATCCCCATTAAAGGTCTTCCTCGCTACCTGGCCATTGTGCAGGGTTTCATCGGCTGGTTTATGCTGACCATTTTCTCCGTTTCTCTGATTTCTCAACTTTTAAATTAATGGCAGACCTTATTCCATTTGAAAGATGACACGGCACCGTCGGTGCTTAATAACTTTTGCCGTTTAACTTCTGCCTTTTGCCTTCCTTTAATTACTTTTATTCTCCGAATACAAACAGCATCCAAGGAATGGCTAAAATAAAAACGGTTTATACCTGTCAGAACTGCGGCAACACCTCGCCCAAATGGGTGGGCCGCTGCACCAATTGCAGCGAATGGAACACCTACGTTGAAGAGGTGGAAGTGAAGCAAACGCAATCGCCTCTTCCCTCACGCTCGGCAAGTGGCGCCCAACCGCAACGGCTTTCGGAAGTTGGTGCCGGACAGGTAGAACGCATCGACACGCGCAACAGCGAGCTGAACCGCACCCTTGGTGGCGGACTGGTTCCGGGATCGCTGGTTTTAGTTGGCGGTGAACCGGGCATCGGTAAATCGACGCTAGTGTTACAGGTGGCACTCGACCTCACCGGCCGCAAAATTCTGTATGTTTCGGGTGAAGAAAGCATTCAACAGATTAAGATCCGTGCCAACCGTCTGAAGCGCGAAAACGAGAACTGCTATTTCCTGAGTGAAACATCGCTGGAAAACATCCTGACACATTGCGAACACATGGAGCCGGAATTGCTCGTGGTCGACTCCATCCAAACCGTGGCCACTTCTTATATTGAATCGTCGCCCGGCTCAGTGTCACAAATCCGCGAGTGCACCAACGGCATTCTCAAGTTTGCCAAGGAGCGCCGCATCCCGGTTATTCTCATCGGGCACATTACCAAGGAAGGCAGCCTTGCCGGCCCCAAGGTACTGGAGCACATGGTCGACACGGTGCTGCAGTTCGAAGGCGAAAACCAATACATGTACCGGATCCTGCGCTCCATTAAGAACCGCTTTGGCTCTACCTCGGAGTTGGGTATCTTCGAGATGAATAACACCGGCATGCGCGAAGTGAGCAACCCATCGGAGCTGCTCATCAACCGCGACGACGAAGGCTTAAGCGGAACAGCCATTGCCTGCGCTATCGAGGGAAACCGCCCGCTGCTGATCGAGATCCAGTCGCTGGTGAGCACAGCAGCCTACGGAACTCCGCAACGCTCCTCTACAGGCTTCGACCTGCGCCGCCTCAACATGTTGCTGGCTGTTTTGGAAAAACGCGCCGGCTTTAAGCTGGCAGCCAAAGACGTCTTCCTCAACATTGCCGGGGGCATCAAGGTCGACGATCCTGCTATCGACCTGGCCGTGATCTCGGCTGTACTTTCGTCCAACTTCGATCTATCCATCAGTAAGTCGCAGTGCTTTGCCGGAGAAGTTGGCCTTTCAGGCGAAATCCGCGCCGTAAACCGCCTGGAGCAACGCATCGCTGAAGCCGAAAAGCTAGGCATGAAAAAAATCTTTGTTCCGGCCAACGGCAAAGCCCTCAACTTCAGCAAATACAAAATTGAGATTGATCCCGTTTCAAGGGTCGATGAGTTTTTCAGGAAAGTGTTTCGGAAATAGTTGTTAGTCGAGAGTAGTGAGACACGAGTAATGAGTAATAAGAAGTCACTGGAAAACTTTGTGCAAACGGGCGAGAAAGTTGTTCAATTAAAATGAAATCATTCGATGCGGTGGGTCGGATACAATGTCCCCATTAAACGAAACCCAAACGTTGCCCGGGACGGAAGCTTTAATAAAAATCCTTTTCGCTAATTAATACACTGAAATTGAACATTCTATTACTCTAATTTAACAGCAAACAACCTGCTAGTTTGGATGAATTGTCTTAAATTAATAGATCAAAACATACCAAACTCCTTGTAACATGAAAAAAACCCTGGCGCTGTTAATCCTAACAGGTTTATTTTCGGCTTGCTCCTCCCCTAAACCACAGCAAGCAACACCAAGCTACCCGGTAGTCGAAGTCAAAACGGAAAACATCCCCATCGTCAAAGAATTTGTGGGGCAGACCTACGGCTTGTTCGATATTGCGATTCGAGCCCGCGTTGATGGCTACCTCGAAAATCTTCACTTTAAAGAAGGTGGACGCGTAAAAAAAGGACAACTGTTGTACACCATCGACCCGGCGCCATTTGATGCGAAAGTGGCCGAAGCAATGAGTAAGGTCGCTGAAGCCAAAACCCGCGTTGTTCAGGCCAAAAGCGACTACCAACGCTACAAGCCCCTGTCGGAGACCAATGCGGTGAGCCAAAGCGACTACGACGCCGCCGTGGCAAATCTTGGAGCCGCCGAAGCAGCATTGGAAGCCTCCAATGCATCGCTCGACTATGCAAAAATCCAGCAAAGCTACACACGTATTTTTGCCCCGATCTCGGGTATTATCGGACGTTCTGAAGCCCGCGAATCCGACTATGTCGGCATGGCTCCCAACCCGGTTGTGCTGAATACCATTTCCCGGATCGACACTATCCTGGTACGTTTCTCTTTGTCGGAGCTGGAATACCTGGAGTTTATCAAATACGCCAAGTCTAAAAATGCCGTTGCCAACCCTCAAAAACGGGATGCCGATATTGAGTTGATCTTTGCTGATGGTTCTGTTCATCCCTATCCCGGCAAACTCGATTTTGTAGACCGTAACATCGACCCGACCACCGGTACGTTGATGCTTCAGGCTTCTTTTCCAAATCCGGAAAGTACGGTGCGCCCCGGGCAGTTTGCCAAGCTACGAGGAACAGTCGATATTGAAAACGACGCCATCCTTATTCCTCAAAAATGTGTGCAGGAAATCCAGGGACAATACAATGTGTTTGTTGTCAACAATGAAAACAAAATCGAATTTCGGGAAGTAACAGTTGCCCAAACAATAGAAGATATGTGGGTGATTTCATCCGGATTGAAAGCCGGCGAAAAAATCATTTTGGAAGGGCTCAACAGTGTCCGAACCGGGATGACTATTCAACCTGACCTCACTCAGTTCAAATCAGTCAGAACTACGAAAGCACAATAACTATGGGAAATATATTTGTCAGAAGACCAATCGTTGCCATTGTTATTGCGATTGTCATGGTGATCGTTGGGAGTTTGTCCATGTTGCAGCTCCCTATGGAGCAATACCCGGACATTACGCCGCCAATGGTTGAAGTACGGGCCAACTATACCGGGGCCAACGCCCTGAATGTGGAGCAATCGGTAGCCACGCCGCTGGAACAACAGATCAACGGGGTGGATAACATGATTTACATGAAATCAACCAATGCGAACGACGGCTCCATGGCTATTCAGATTTCATTTGAAGTGGGCACCGACCCCGACATGAACACCGTGTTTGCCCAAAACCGCGTATCGGCTGCTACCGCCAAACTACCGGAAGAGGTGAAGCGACTTGGCGTAACCACCAACAAAAGTATGAGCAGCATCGTGCTTGCGCTGGCTGTTTACTCTGACGGTCGGTACGACCAGGAATTCCTCGGAAACTATTCGCTCATCAACATCCAGGATATCCTGGCACGGATTAAAGGAGTTGGACGGGTAAATGTACTTGGTGCTTCGGATTATTCGATGCGAATCTGGGTGAAACCCGACCGGCTCGCCCAACTCGGAATCACGGTTCCCGAGATCATGGGGGCTGTAAAAGAACAAAACGTGATTGTGCCGGGTGGTAAGTTTGGTGCCGAACCGGCGCCACCGGGAACCGAATTCACCTACACCGTTACCCTGCCCGAACGCCTGGTTTCGGAAAAAGAATTTGGCGACATCGTGATCCGCAACAACAAAGACGGAAGCCAGGTAAAAGTGAAAGATGTGGCCTCCATTGAACTCGGCGTGGAACGCTACACCACCAATGCCAAGTTTAAGGGACAGGACTGTGCTCTCATCACCATTTACCAGGCACCCGGAACCAACGCTGTTGAGCTGGGACAAAACATCATCTCAGCTATGGATGGACTATCCAATTCTTTCCCCGAAGGTGTCACCTACGATATCGCACTCGATGCAACTGCCCCCATCACGGCCGGGCTGAAAGAGGTAGCCATCACCCTGGTTATCGCTTTGTTGTTGGTAATCCTGGTGGTTTACCTGTTTATTCAGGACTGGCGGGCAACGCTCATTCCTACCATTGCCATCCCGGTTTCGCTCATTGCTGCCTTTGCGCTGTTCCCTTTGCTGGGATTTTCCATCAACACCCTTTCACTATTGGGATTAGTGCTCGCCATCGGGATCGTGGTGGACGACGCCATTGTCGTGGTTGAAGCCGTTCAGGTCAACATTGCCAACGGAATGGACAGCAAGGAGGCTACCATCAAAGCGATGAAAGAAGTTACAGCGCCCGTGATCGCCACCACGCTTGTTTTGGTGGCCGTGTTCATCCCGGTTGCTGCCATGGGAGGGATTACCGGTCGGTTGTACCAGCAATTTGCCATCACCATTGCCGTTTCGGTTTGCTTCTCTTCCATCAATGCCTTAAGCCTGAGCCCGGCGCTCGCATCCCTGCTCTTGCGCAAACCTGCAGAACCGAAAGGACTACTTGGGAAATTCTTCAAGGGCTTCAACAAAGCGTTCGACAGGTCATCGGTGTCGTATATGAATGCGACCAACATCTTTGCCCGCAAAATCAAGCGCAGCGTCATCTACATCGGCATCGTGGTCGTTCTTATGATGGTACTGGGCAAAATGGTTCCGGGTGGCTTTATTCCGGAGGAAGATCAGGGCTACCTGTTTATCAATGTGCAGTTGCCCGATGCCTCATCGCTGCAACGCACCGACAAAGTACTGGACAGAGCCACAGCAATTCTGTCCCAGGTTGAATACGTAGCAAGTGCAACTTCAGCATCCGGTTTCAACATGCTCTCGGGAAGCAACTCAACCAACGCCGGCGTCATTTTCCTCACCCTGAAGGACTGGGCTGAACGTGACAAAACGGCTAACGAAATCGCTCAATATCTGAACTACCTGTTCTATTCCCAAATCAAGGAAGCCCAGGTTTACGCTTTCGGTCCACCGGCAATTCCGGGTTTGGGAAACGGCTCCGGTTTCTCACTCATGTTGCAGGACAAATCGGGAAGTAGCCCGCAGTACCTGGCCGAACAAGCTGCCAAATTTATCCAGGCAGCCAATCAACGTCCCGAAATCGCCCGGATTTTCACCACCTTCCGGGCGAATGTGCCACAACGCAAACTCAACATCAACCGCGACAAAGCTTTGAAGTCAGGCGTATCGCTCAACGATTTATACACCAGCATCAGTGTCTTTCTCGGCGGTGCCTATGTGAACGACTTCAACCGTTTTGGCCGGCTGTATAAAGCCTACATCCAGGCTGAACCCGAATACCGGCAAAACGGAGATCAACTCAATCTCTTCTTCGTGAAAAACCGCGATGGCGAAAGCTTGCCGCTATCCTCGCTGGTTGAGGTCGACAAAAGTTATGGCCCCGATTTCACGAACCGGTTTAACCTGTACCGATCGGCCGAATTGTCGGGAACACCGGCCGCTGGTTACACATCGACACAGGCTCTGGACGCACTCGAGCAAGTTGCTGCCGAAGTTCTGCCGGCAACCATGAGTTACGAGTGGTCTGGTATGTCGTACCAGGAAAAGAAAGCATCCGGTTCCGGATCCATCGTTTTCGTTTTCGCCCTGATCTTTGTGTTTCTGATCTTGGCCGCTCAATATGAAAGTTGGTCACTCCCCTTCAGCATTCTCCTTGGAACACCGTTTGCCGTCTTCGGAGCTATGCTGTTTGTGTGGATCGCGCGGTTCTTCAGCTTAAGTTTTGAGAACAATGTTTTTATGCAGATCTCGCTCGTCATGCTGATCGCCATGGCTGCTAAAAACGCCATCCTGATCGTCGAGTTTGCAAAATTAAAATTTGAAGAAGGACTGAGTCTTTACGATGCTGCTATCGAGTCGGCCCGCCTGCGTTTCCGCCCAATCCTGATGACGGCCTTCTCTTTCATCCTCGGGGTGTTCCCCCTGGTGATGGCATCAGGCGCCGGGGCCGAAGCCCGCAAGGTAATGGGGATGGCCCTGTTGGGAGGAATGGTGCTCGCGACAGTACTGGGCGTTTTACTTTACCCGATGCTCTTCATCCTAATCGGCAGACTTGCCGGCTACGAAAAGAAACGTGAACTGGCAGCAAAAAAACAACAATCATGAAGCACTATATACGACAAATACCACTGGGAATAGTAGCCACTACCCTCATTTTACTCAGCAGCTGTCTGGGCACAAAGGATTACGTTCGCCCGGAAGTTGATACCCCGGATATGTTTCGTTTTTCGGAAGCAGATACCAGCTACAACACCGCTTTGGAATGGTGGGATCTTTTTGATGATCCGGTTTTGGACACGCTGATCAAAACAGCACTCGAGCGCAATAGCGATTTACAGGCAACGGCTTATAATGTAGAAGCAGTTCGTCAGCAGATGGCGATCCAGAAAGCAGACATGTTCCCCCAACTGAATGTGTCGGGCCAGGCCATGCGTGGGAATTTTATCGGGAGTGTTTTACCCGAAACGACCAACAGCTACCTGGTTGCCGGACAGGCAAGTTGGGACCTGATTTTCTGGGGCAAATACCGGAAGCTAAACGAGGCGGCAAAAGCGCAATACCTCGCTTCTGAATACGGATTGATTTCGCTTCGGCTTTCACTGATTACAACGGTAGCAACCACCTATTTTCAACTATTGGAGTACCGGGAAAAGCAGCAAATTGCAGAATCAACATTTGACATCCGCGACGATTCCTACCAACTGATCAAACAGCGGTTCGACGCCGGGATCATTCCGGAGATTGATCTGCATCATGCACAAATCCAAAAGTCGATTGCCGCCAGCGCCATACCGGTTTATAAACGCCTGGCCGCTTACTCCGAAAACGCTCTCTGCGTGTTGATTGGTGAGGCTCCCGATACGATCATGACAACACAAAAGCTGGACGCCGTTCATGTTGTGCCGGATATCCCTCCAGGTCTGCCATCTGATCTACTTGCCCGACGCCCCGACCTTTTGATTGCAGAGCAGGACCTGGTGGCGCAGTACGCCAATGTTGGTGTAGCCCAAGCCAATTGTCTTCCTTCGATCAGCCTAACCGGGACATTTGGAGTTGCCAGCAACGAACTGAGCTCGCTTTCGCTGAGTGATCCCATCTGGAACTTCGGCGGCAGCCTTCTGGCACCCATCTTTAACTGGAGTAAAAACCGCAACCGCGTGAAAGCCGAACAAAGTCGCCTGCAATCAGCAGAAGAAAACTACCGGAGCGTCGCGCTCTATGCTTTTAAAGAAGTGGAAGATGTACTGATTGAAATTTCTACTTTAAAGGAGGAACAAATTGCGTTGAAAGAACATGTTGAGGCTGCAACCGGCGCCATGGAATTGTCGTCGGAACGCTACGATAAAGGAATCGCCAGTTACATTGAGTACCTGGAAAGCCAGCGGCAGGCGTTTGACGCGCAAATGAACCTGGTGGGAAATCAGCAAAATATTTTATCCGCTTACGCCAAGCTGTTCCAGGCAGTTGGCGGAGGTTGGCAATAAATTCAGAATTCAAACCAAAGAAGCGAATGCAAACGACGTTTTGTGTTCGCTTTTTTTTTCAGAAATGCGTTTTGAGAAAGGCCCGGCAAATGACGGGAAAAAAAAGCTGTGGCCCCTGACCGCAGCTTTTAACAGTTACATTGCTCCCAACGATTGGCAGAAAGCGGGAGCCAATGAAGCCAGGGATGCGCCTCGATCGGCAGCGTCTTTACCCCGAAAACTTCGAATCACCGGCAGGTCTTCTGGCTCACCCAACTTCGGATGCCTTCCCGCTCCTCCCGATGGCAGACGGGATTGGGAACAGTGGCGTCAATTTCCGAAATCGTTCACGGGCTTACAGCTGCGGGGACAGCTCCGGTTTTACACCGGATTCCCTTTTCATCCGAACTGCTCGCACAGTTGCGGAACCGATAACAGGCGCAAAAATAAGCTTTCTCGACCACCCACAGGTTAAATTCAACTTAATTTTCGGAGAAATTCACAATTTGATTTTCATGGATTAAGACACGATAAAGCACGAAATTCACGAAGCTTTTCTGTCGCCAATGAACACTTGGAACTTGAGCGCCGAAACTTTAACTTTGGCGACATAATTGCATAAACGCTTTCAGATGAAAAACATCCTTTCGATTAGCTTGGTTTTGATTTTGCTTGTTGGAGTTTCGTGCCAGAACAAGGGCTACCCAAAGCCTGACGGGCTACCAAGTCAGAATGAGATGGTGGATATTCTTTACGAAATTCATCTGGCAGAAGCGATCGCCAACCGCAATCGTTACACCGTTCGCGACAGTACCAAAATCGAATCGGATGACATGTATCAAGCCGTGCTCGAGAAACACGGCCTCAATGATTCGATCATGGCGATGTCTGTCATTTATTATTCGGGCAAGCCAAAAGTTTACGAAAAAATCTACTCAAAAGTCGTTGAACGCCTGAATGTAAAAATCGAGGACATGAAAAAAAAGAGCGAGTTGAAAGTTGAAAGCCCTGAAGCAAAAGAATGAAATTCGCCGCTCATTACATCATTACCGGGACGGGAGAAATCCTTCCGAAAGGAATCGTTGAAGTCGATCAGGACGGCCGCATCATCAACCTTATTTCAAACGAAAAAGGACTGCGCGAACAAGCAGGCATGGAGTTTCACAGTGGTGTAATTTGTCCGGCCTTCCCCGATATATTCCAACACCTTCAGCTTGACGAACTGTTTGAGAAAGTTCCGGAACTTCGACCCTACCAAGCGTTTTTACCTGCTGACATTAGCCATCCCAAAGCTGTTTTCAATTGGATTAAGAATATTCAATTGAACGATCCAAAGACAGAACTCTCGGAACTCATCACCTTGTTCTGCAAAAAGCTTTCAGAGGTTTTGAACCAGCCCGAAACAGGAACGATCGAAATCGGCAAACGCCCCGGATTAGTTTTACTCAACGTTATGAATTACCAAAATTTGCGTTTGACCGAGGACTCGCGAATCCGAAAACTGAGATAATCTTTACTTTTGAACTGAAAACAAGCAAACATGTCCACATTCCTGTTTGATCAAATCATATTTGGCCCGGTAAAAAGCCGCCGACTCGGCGTATCCCTGGGGATCAACCTGTTGCCAACCGACAGCAAGGTTTGTTCCTTCGATTGTATCTACTGCGAGTGTGGCTGGACTCCCCGTAAACGGGAACACAAAGCAGAGTTGCCGCAAAGGGGGGAAGTTGCCAAACGATTGGAAGCGCAGCTGGCCAAGATGAAGCAAAACAAGGAACTTCCGGACGTGATTACCTTCGCCGGAAACGGTGAACCAACCATGCATCCCGATTTTGCTGAGATTATTGACGACACCATTGCCCTGCGCAATCAATATGCCCCGGAGTGCCGTGTTGCGGTGCTGTCCAATTCCACGATGATCCAGAAGGAAAGCGTTTTCAATGCCCTGCTGAAAATTGACGACAACATCCTGAAGCTCGACTCGGCAATCGCCCGGACCGTTGAGCTGCTCGATTGCCCGATGGGCCGTTTCGACCTGGAGTCCATTATTGATCGCCTGGCTCAATTCGGAGAATCGGCTTCAATTCAAACCTTGTTTGTGCGAGGCACCCACAAAGGCGAAAAAATCGACAACACCACGCCCGAGGAACTGGACGCCTGGATGGCAGCTTTGAAAAAGATTAAGCCGGGACAGGTGATGATTTACACCATCGCGCGTGACACCCCTGCCCAGGGACTGGAAAAAATCAGCACCGAAGAGATGAATAAGATAGCCGACCGCGTAAGAGAAGCCGGCTTCGAAGTGCAGGTTTCAGCCTAGTTGAGGCTGGTGCGTGTCCACTCAGTTGATTTGCCCAACCACTTAATACCAACAACATAACCTTTCAGGTAAAGCTTGTCGGTCGATCCGTCGAACCAGGCATAGCAATCGTAGGTTTTACCGGATTTCGGATCGTAGATGTGACCTTCTTCCCATTGCTTCTCGTCCAGATTGAAAGTCAGACCATCCAGAATCTGAAGTCCCAGAATTGAGCGGTTCTGCAATGACTCTTCCGGATTTTTCGTATCCTTCGGCGGTTGACCGTTCTCGTACTTTTCCGGAATCATGTAAACAATCTTTCCAACGTACTTTCCGTTTTGCTCAACCACTTCAATTTTCGACGTTTTTTCTTCGTTCCACCAAATACCGGTGATACTCTTCGAATTCTGGGCCGACGCCACGTTCAGGTATAAACCCAATGCCAGCAAAAAGAGGAATTTCTTCATAAGTCAATTTCAATATTAATCGGGTTAAAAGTAATTATTTTCAGGAATCCGGAGCCCACTTCTGCGGTAAATGAAAGTCAGACAAATCGTTATTGCATCACAAATATTGGGAGACACTGTAATGATTTGAACAAGTTGATACTTATTAACTCAGAAATAATTCCTTTCAACTATGAGAAAAATTAGAACTATCCTCGGAACGACTTTACTTGCACTCGTTCTTGCACTACTCGCGATCAGCTCTTTTGCCCAGCAAACCAACCGGGCTGAGATCGATGACAAATACAAATGGAACCTGACTGATATTTATCCTTC harbors:
- a CDS encoding efflux RND transporter permease subunit, giving the protein MGNIFVRRPIVAIVIAIVMVIVGSLSMLQLPMEQYPDITPPMVEVRANYTGANALNVEQSVATPLEQQINGVDNMIYMKSTNANDGSMAIQISFEVGTDPDMNTVFAQNRVSAATAKLPEEVKRLGVTTNKSMSSIVLALAVYSDGRYDQEFLGNYSLINIQDILARIKGVGRVNVLGASDYSMRIWVKPDRLAQLGITVPEIMGAVKEQNVIVPGGKFGAEPAPPGTEFTYTVTLPERLVSEKEFGDIVIRNNKDGSQVKVKDVASIELGVERYTTNAKFKGQDCALITIYQAPGTNAVELGQNIISAMDGLSNSFPEGVTYDIALDATAPITAGLKEVAITLVIALLLVILVVYLFIQDWRATLIPTIAIPVSLIAAFALFPLLGFSINTLSLLGLVLAIGIVVDDAIVVVEAVQVNIANGMDSKEATIKAMKEVTAPVIATTLVLVAVFIPVAAMGGITGRLYQQFAITIAVSVCFSSINALSLSPALASLLLRKPAEPKGLLGKFFKGFNKAFDRSSVSYMNATNIFARKIKRSVIYIGIVVVLMMVLGKMVPGGFIPEEDQGYLFINVQLPDASSLQRTDKVLDRATAILSQVEYVASATSASGFNMLSGSNSTNAGVIFLTLKDWAERDKTANEIAQYLNYLFYSQIKEAQVYAFGPPAIPGLGNGSGFSLMLQDKSGSSPQYLAEQAAKFIQAANQRPEIARIFTTFRANVPQRKLNINRDKALKSGVSLNDLYTSISVFLGGAYVNDFNRFGRLYKAYIQAEPEYRQNGDQLNLFFVKNRDGESLPLSSLVEVDKSYGPDFTNRFNLYRSAELSGTPAAGYTSTQALDALEQVAAEVLPATMSYEWSGMSYQEKKASGSGSIVFVFALIFVFLILAAQYESWSLPFSILLGTPFAVFGAMLFVWIARFFSLSFENNVFMQISLVMLIAMAAKNAILIVEFAKLKFEEGLSLYDAAIESARLRFRPILMTAFSFILGVFPLVMASGAGAEARKVMGMALLGGMVLATVLGVLLYPMLFILIGRLAGYEKKRELAAKKQQS
- a CDS encoding potassium channel family protein, whose product is MKQPILLLTLLLSTIVGYSQEIKFLEYSYSEFFRLIQEEQDSVFVFENAIVTFNPATDEEFKGFFKQRDSIFQSESFPEKVVDKEIQLQNVIFKSRIIESQKYKGEKVTVTEGAFIHFHFLKAVSLVDVYAFNCFNSKFENSFYYENKEICSTDQSLIAGISNSNYFASNEFKNAFFRFNCESENIIVFNNKFDIDNNNRRFSLNFIVNNNRLTSFGKNRINGSRLVYLSQNNCQWVDFRDNNFNTTTQISISNMHGLNRLIVKSNTFEKPVIFDIDKFYPVKYSVEWKQFDNELIADMGLGPYLAKIAYEKNIQFNPFDDQYLKQYIDSIRIADEDAYTGEMGFRGFFYNHYKSIFDNENANAVYVNLKNLETKRLAYLYKNNPTFDTFFTWKINQFLKVFSAYGTKPSRAIIFSLYVILIFALFYLFFPNSWDSHGKHRIIHRYSFFLKYLRRNQGIHEVYLEEKQPELLGYEHFRQMIEESEYEVPRFFRATALPLYKWSLSGTKLTAAVLSRVDVMKGTWQEVPPAHRWWKGLLLIGAFLMALAWDVIIKILNALMLSINTFTTLGFGEIPIKGLPRYLAIVQGFIGWFMLTIFSVSLISQLLN
- a CDS encoding efflux RND transporter periplasmic adaptor subunit gives rise to the protein MKKTLALLILTGLFSACSSPKPQQATPSYPVVEVKTENIPIVKEFVGQTYGLFDIAIRARVDGYLENLHFKEGGRVKKGQLLYTIDPAPFDAKVAEAMSKVAEAKTRVVQAKSDYQRYKPLSETNAVSQSDYDAAVANLGAAEAALEASNASLDYAKIQQSYTRIFAPISGIIGRSEARESDYVGMAPNPVVLNTISRIDTILVRFSLSELEYLEFIKYAKSKNAVANPQKRDADIELIFADGSVHPYPGKLDFVDRNIDPTTGTLMLQASFPNPESTVRPGQFAKLRGTVDIENDAILIPQKCVQEIQGQYNVFVVNNENKIEFREVTVAQTIEDMWVISSGLKAGEKIILEGLNSVRTGMTIQPDLTQFKSVRTTKAQ
- the radA gene encoding DNA repair protein RadA — its product is MAKIKTVYTCQNCGNTSPKWVGRCTNCSEWNTYVEEVEVKQTQSPLPSRSASGAQPQRLSEVGAGQVERIDTRNSELNRTLGGGLVPGSLVLVGGEPGIGKSTLVLQVALDLTGRKILYVSGEESIQQIKIRANRLKRENENCYFLSETSLENILTHCEHMEPELLVVDSIQTVATSYIESSPGSVSQIRECTNGILKFAKERRIPVILIGHITKEGSLAGPKVLEHMVDTVLQFEGENQYMYRILRSIKNRFGSTSELGIFEMNNTGMREVSNPSELLINRDDEGLSGTAIACAIEGNRPLLIEIQSLVSTAAYGTPQRSSTGFDLRRLNMLLAVLEKRAGFKLAAKDVFLNIAGGIKVDDPAIDLAVISAVLSSNFDLSISKSQCFAGEVGLSGEIRAVNRLEQRIAEAEKLGMKKIFVPANGKALNFSKYKIEIDPVSRVDEFFRKVFRK
- a CDS encoding DUF6090 family protein gives rise to the protein MLRFFSTIRYKLAAENRVGKYLRYAVGEILLVVIGILIALQVNNWNNSNNDHKRMKIALKAISNDLVKDSLFLTRYFAVNSTEQLALNNQFRDRVLSEQANLDTLVKIAAHEFSYTWMPIPKFNTDTYESLKSTGLIEKVPDSLKVALSKLYNEENFSNKIFEDLNNQYRERLAEFQKTYPIVFGHKTHQAYITDLSWENVDPLHFNPRFFGIISTRHILYKTYTQQIQILLTHIRNTLRLLDEFNHDKST